In Bacteroidota bacterium, the genomic stretch AAATCTAATAATGGATCATTTTTAAATAGCTGTTTCAGCCAAATTAACGTGAAAATCAGAGCGATGAAACAAAACCTGATCAGAAAATGAATGCTTTTATCCTGAAGCCTGGCACTTCCAAATGTCATGTATAATGCAGTTGCCAGAATATAAATAAGGGTGATGATATCTGTCGGATTAAAAAGATTCCAAAACTTGTTTTCGTTTTTTTGTGGATTCATTATTTTTGATGAGAAATGTTAATAAGAACAAATTTAAAAATTTTTTATAACTTTAAACTATTTCAGGTAAAGGCTGATAATAGTGAAAATGGCGAAAGTGATACTGGCAATTCCATTTATAGTCTGGAATGCAACATTTACCCTCGATAAATCATCAGGTTTTACAATTAAATGCTGGTATAATAGTAGGGAAATAAAGATGAATGAACCAATCCAGTAAAGCAGTCCAAATTCCCCATATATTCCGGCAGCTATAATAAAACCTGTGGTAAAAAGATGCAGTATTGCAGAGAGTACAAGTGTTTTTGATTTGCCTAACCAGGCAGGCATGGATTTTAAACTGACGCTTTGATCGAAACGGTAATCCTGCAAGGAATAAATCATGTCAAACCCGCTTACCCAGAATAAGACTGCCAAAGAATACATGATTGGCAATATCCCGAATTTCCCGCAAACAGAAATATATGCGCCGATAGGAGCAAGGGATAAACCAAGCCCCAATACAAAATGGCACAAGGAGGTATATCTTTTTGCCAGGCTATATCCGAGGATAATTAATAAAGCAACAGGAGCAAGGGCAAAAGTGAGCATATTGATGAACCATGTAGTGAGCATGAAAAGAATTACATTGGCTGAAATGAAAAGCAGGGCAGAACGGGGTGAAATTATTCCCTTAGGTATTTCCCTTGCTGCAGTTCGTGGATTTAGAGAATCTATCTTTCTGTCTGCATAACGGTTAAAAGCCATGGCAGCATTCCGGGCAAAGATCATACAAAGAATAACCAGGATCAGTATATGCCAGCTAAATGGACTACCCCCAATTTTAATGGCAACAAAAAAACCAATCAGGGCAAAGGGCATTGCAAAAATGGTGTGAACGAACTTGACCAGTGACAAATAATCCGATATTTTTTTAATCATTCTTTAGTAATTTATTTCAAAGAAGAAATATATATCATAAAACATGAAAGGCATTGATAAAATTGTGGTGTGTTTGTTAAATTACTCCCTTTATTAAATCCAAAATAACACCTTCTTTAAGCGAATAATCACTTTGAAACAATTGGTTGATATTTAACTTTTTCAGGACAAAAGAGGTAAACAAACTGGCCAGGACGATGTAATCCACCCTGATGGGTTCCAGGTGATGGTAATTCAACCTTTGTTCACGGGTGGATTTGATCAGGGTTTCATATAGCCTGTGGTATTCATCCATACCCAGCTCTTTTGAATTTTCCCTTTCAATTTGTCCATTGGGTTCCGGTTCGTGAAAAATCAGGGAACGAAAAGTATCAAAACTTCCTGATGCTCCGATAAGCACTGATGGATTATATTTTGAAGCAGCTTCAAACAGTAATCCGAGGTTTTGTTCAAAATATTGTTCGATAATTTCTATTTCTTCCGGCTTAATCGGATCGGAAGGATGAAATTTATTCAACAACCGGGCTATACCCAGATTAAAACTGTGTTTCCACAAGATTTCATTCTGGTTGGCAATAATAAATTCATTGCTTCCTCCGCCGATATCAAGGATAATTTCATGTCCATGGTCTATATGTACGGTCTGTTTCACTCCTTTATATATAAATCCTGCTTCCTGGTCACCGCTGATGACATGAATGTCTATATTGAATTTCTGTTTTATAAAAGTTGTGAATTCTTCCTTATTGGCAGCGCTTCTGATGGCGGAGGTGCCCAGGGCATACATTTTTTCTACCTCGAACTTTTTCATGTTTGCAACATGAATATTCATTGCATTTTCTGCCCGTTCGAAAGCATCAGGCAGGATTACATGCTTATTGATGCCGCTTTTCCCCAATTGTACGGCTTGACGGTCAATAAATAGTATATGGTATTTATTTTCATTTTCGACTTCGGCTACCAGCAAATTGAATGTATTGGTGCCCATGTCGACTATTCCTGCACGCATGATTTTTGTTTTATATAACAAGTTTTCCGGCTCAAAGTTAAAAATTAACCTTGAAGGATAATAAAATAAATTTTAGTGGTTTCCAAATGCATATCTGAGAGAGAAAACATTTGAATATAAAGCAATCGATTGGTCGCCTATATCGGTAAGGGCATAGTCTATAGATAGCCGTTTAAGGCAGAGGCCAAGTCCAAGGTTAGGCTGAAAGGTAAGCTGGTTTTTCCCTCCGAAACCAGGTACATGCTGAATATTGCCCACCCCGGCCCTGATAAAAACCAGGTGATTGTATGAAAATTCGACGCCCAGGTGCGGATCCACACAAACCGGATTTGATTGAACAAGTACCGGCCTTTTCCCGTCAAAGGTGATCTCTGCATCCAGTTCCGTTAATGCTTCAATTTTTTTATTAATGGTAAAATCCCTTGAAATACCTAAGATTAATTTTGGAAGGGTGATCTCCACCGAATTTTCGGGTAATTCATTGCCTGTGGTTTCATAAACTTCTTTTAAGTCCTGATTGTCAAATTTCCAGGCATTAAAGGTGGAAGTAATATCCCTGCCCGAAAGTCCAAAATGCCAGTGCTTTTTATCGAACCGGGCACCCAGATCAATGCCGAACCCCCAGGCAGAGGCGAAATTTCCGGTTTTGCGCCGTATTACTTTCACCGTTGTCCCATAGCTAAATCCCGGAATCTGATTTTTCCGTGCATAAGAGAACATGAAAGCATAGTCGGCTGCTGAAAATGATTTGATCAGGTCGTACCGTACATTTCCGTTGGCATCAATCAGTTCGAGGGTATTGGGAATATCATCCACGCCAAATCGAATGGCTGAGAATCCGATGACGGAAGAACTGTCGACTTTCGAACTGAAACCTGCGTAATCAAATTTTGCAATCCCTGCGAAATATTCCGAATGCATCAGGGCAGCCTGCATATCACCGGACTGTCCGGCAAGGCCTGCAGGATTCCAATAACCTGCAGTGACATCTTGCACTGTAGCGACTGTTGAATTGGACATTCCTAAAGCTCTCGCGCCTATACCGACAGACAGGAATTCATTGCTGTATTTCCTGGTTTGTCCGCACAGATTAACCGGAATATATAGCATTGAGAGCGCTAAAAGAAAATGAACAGTTCCTTTTCCCACAGGTTTACTAAATTTTACTGATAAATAAACGAAAAAATTCATTAAATATCATTTTTAATTTACTTTTGTCCAAAACATTTAAAATTATATATGATGAATATAGGGGTTACGGTGAAGAAGAGCCTACCAAATTTTGTCACTATCCTGAGTCTGCTTTCGGGATCTATTGCTACAGTATTGGCGTTCCAGGA encodes the following:
- a CDS encoding UbiA-like polyprenyltransferase; the encoded protein is MIKKISDYLSLVKFVHTIFAMPFALIGFFVAIKIGGSPFSWHILILVILCMIFARNAAMAFNRYADRKIDSLNPRTAAREIPKGIISPRSALLFISANVILFMLTTWFINMLTFALAPVALLIILGYSLAKRYTSLCHFVLGLGLSLAPIGAYISVCGKFGILPIMYSLAVLFWVSGFDMIYSLQDYRFDQSVSLKSMPAWLGKSKTLVLSAILHLFTTGFIIAAGIYGEFGLLYWIGSFIFISLLLYQHLIVKPDDLSRVNVAFQTINGIASITFAIFTIISLYLK
- a CDS encoding phosphatase, giving the protein MRAGIVDMGTNTFNLLVAEVENENKYHILFIDRQAVQLGKSGINKHVILPDAFERAENAMNIHVANMKKFEVEKMYALGTSAIRSAANKEEFTTFIKQKFNIDIHVISGDQEAGFIYKGVKQTVHIDHGHEIILDIGGGSNEFIIANQNEILWKHSFNLGIARLLNKFHPSDPIKPEEIEIIEQYFEQNLGLLFEAASKYNPSVLIGASGSFDTFRSLIFHEPEPNGQIERENSKELGMDEYHRLYETLIKSTREQRLNYHHLEPIRVDYIVLASLFTSFVLKKLNINQLFQSDYSLKEGVILDLIKGVI
- a CDS encoding PorV/PorQ family protein; protein product: MNFFVYLSVKFSKPVGKGTVHFLLALSMLYIPVNLCGQTRKYSNEFLSVGIGARALGMSNSTVATVQDVTAGYWNPAGLAGQSGDMQAALMHSEYFAGIAKFDYAGFSSKVDSSSVIGFSAIRFGVDDIPNTLELIDANGNVRYDLIKSFSAADYAFMFSYARKNQIPGFSYGTTVKVIRRKTGNFASAWGFGIDLGARFDKKHWHFGLSGRDITSTFNAWKFDNQDLKEVYETTGNELPENSVEITLPKLILGISRDFTINKKIEALTELDAEITFDGKRPVLVQSNPVCVDPHLGVEFSYNHLVFIRAGVGNIQHVPGFGGKNQLTFQPNLGLGLCLKRLSIDYALTDIGDQSIALYSNVFSLRYAFGNH